The segment GTGCTTCAGCAGGAGTTGCGCATGAGGGCCGCTGAGCTCCGGCGGCTCGACGGCCACGCCGATATCGAAATAGCTGGCGAGTACGCTCTTCACCGGAGTGATGTCCTGCACGGTTGGCGGCGCGATGTAGTCGAGGATGAAATCGTCGATGTAGAACGAGGCGGTGCCGGTGTCGGTCTCGACGTAGAGCTGGAGTTGCGTGGCATCGGCGCCGAAGTTGTAGACGGTCGCGAGGTCGACCCAGCCGGCGTCGGTGACGGGCGTGTTGCCGATGACGGTGAGGAAGGACGTGGACCCGTTGTTGTCGGCCTGCAGGCTGACGCGGACATTGCTGGCGGGCTCGCCCGCGAGGAGTTTCACGCGCACGCCGATCGCGTAGCGGGAGCCCTTGGAGAGCTTGCCGAGCACGTTGATCGTCGGTCCCTGCCACGACGCCGTGCGGCCAGTGACGCGCAAGCTGTAGCTGCCCGTGGCAGCGGTTTCGGTCGTGGGCGTCAGCGTGACGGGCCCGCGGGGACCCCAGCCTTCGCTCGTGCCGGTTTCAAAATCCGTCGCGAGCCCGCTGGTGTCAGGCGGGGGTCCGTCGGATCCGCCGGTGATCGTGAAGTCGTCGAGATAATAGGCGGAGGTGGCGTCGCTGCTCTCGAGGTAGAGCGTAAGATTATCGTTGCTCGCTGAGGTGAAGCTGAACGTGCCCTGCAGCTGCACCCACGCACCGTCGGTCACGGCCGTCGCGTTGTTCACCTGGACGTAGCTGTTGCTCGCCTCGCCGGCGGCACGCATCTCGACGGTGAACTTCAGATTGCTCGTGGGCTGGCCGGCGACGAGCCGCACCCAGCCGGAGATCGTGTAGGTGGTGTTGGCGGCGAGCAGCGGACGCAGGTCGAGCGCGGGGCCGTTCCACGCCGCGGTGCGGCCGGTGGTTTTCAAGCTGCGCGTGCCCGCATGCGCGACGTCGGTCGAGCTCGTCAGCGTGACCGGACCGCGTGCGGTCCAGCCCTGCGTCGTGCCGTCCTCAAAGGTGTTGGAAACGACTTGGGCGGTGGCGGGTAGCGCCGCGAAGCCGAGCGCCACGCCGGCAAGCAGGCCGAGCCGGCGGACCAGCGGGAGCATCATCCAGCGACGGAGGACGCGCGTGTTCGCAGAGCGAACAGAGGTGTGGGGGATGGGTGTCATGGGGAGAACGAGGGGGCGCCACGCGGACGCGTGGAGTCATTCAAGGGATGCGCGAGGCGGCGCGGGGGTGACAGGCGCCGAAGGGGCAGCGCATTTCGGGGTGTTGGGGTAAGCCGAGGCGGCACCTTCGAACGGGCGGCGGCGCTCGCAAACGAGGGCGGGAGTCTAACGTTTGATCCCGATTTATGCTTCGCCAAACCGTCGGCGGAATCGGGTCGCTCTTTGCGCGGGCGGCGAATTCGCAAGAGCGGGCCGCGACGCCGATTGCGCTCGGATTCGGTCTCCAAGTGTTGCGAGCCGGCGCTCGCCCAACCTCGTATAGGGCGTCTGCCCGGTCCATAGTTCGGTAGGAGGCCCGAGACCGCTCCTATTCGCCGCGACAGAACTGAACACGACGCTCCTCGCTCGCTCCGAAGCTTTCGGGACAACCGGCTTGGCATCGGCGGTGTCGGTACTAAATTCCCCGCGCATGAACGGACCCCCTGCGCGTTCAACGACCGGCATTGTTGGCTTGGACGACATCTTGAACGGTGGATTCACGGAAAATCGGATGTATCTCGTCGAGGGCGATCCGGGTTCCGGCAAGACGACGCTCGCGCTGCAGTATCTGCTGGAAGGAAGAAAGCTGGGCGAGCACGGGCTTTATCTCACGCTCTCGGAGAGCAAAGAGGAGTTGCTGGCGGGCGCGGCATCGCATGGCTGGTCGCTCGAAGGCATCGAAATTGTGGAGCTGAACGCGGGCGAGAAGGGGCTCTCCGCCGACGAGAACCTGACGATGTATAATCCGTCCGAGGTGGAGCTCAGTGAAACGACGCGGGCCGTCCTCGAGAGCGTCGAGCGGACCCAACCCCGGCGCGTCGTTTTCGATTCGCTCTCCGAAATGCGGCTACTGGCGCAGAGCTCGCTTCGTTACCGGAGGCAGATCCTGGCGCTGAAGCAGTTTTTTGTGGGACGCCGATGCACCGTGTTGCTCCTCGACGACGGCACGAGCGAAGGCCCCGATCTGCAGCTGCAAAGCATCGCGCACGGTGTGGTCACGCTGGAGCAGCTGGCGCCGAGCTATGGCGCCGAGCGCCGCCGGCTGCGCGTGGTGAAATTCCGCGGCAGCCCCTATCGCGGCGGCTACCATGATTTCGTGATCGCGGCAGGTGGGCTGCAGGTTTTCCCGCGGCTGATTGCGGCGGAGCATCGCTCGGATTTCCCCTCGGCCCGGTTGAAAAGTGGCGTGGACCGCCTGGACCTGCTGCTCGGCGGCGGGCTCGATCGCGGCACCAGCAGCGTGTTCATGGGCCCGGCCGGCTCGGGCAAATCGACGGTCGCCTTGCGGTATGCGATCGCGGCCGCGGATCGCGGCGAACACGCCGTGATGTTCGTCTTTGATGAGAGCGCGCGGACCCTCAAGGCGCGCGGCAAGGCGCTGGGGATGAGCTTCCGTGAAGGTACGACTGCCGGGACGGTGTCCGTCCGCCAGATCGACCCGACCGAGCTCGCGCCCGGCGAGTTTGCTCATTTGGTGCGGGAGGCGGTGGCCCACGATCACGCGACGGTCGTCGTGATTGACAGCTTGAACGGCTACCTGAACGCGATGGCGGAGGAGCGTGATTTGACCGCGCAGCTGCACGAGCTGCTGATGTATCTTAGTGGGCAGGGCGTCTGCACGATCATGGTGGTGGCTCAACACGGATTGCTGGGTCAAATCGCGGCACCGATCGACACGACCTATCTGGCCGATTCCGTGGTCCTCTTCTGCTATTTCGAGGACACGGGGAGGGTGCGAAAGGCCATTTCGGTGATCAAGAAGCGCAGCGGGCAACACGAGGAAACGATCCGTGAGCTGCGGATCTGCGCGAGCGGCATCGAGCTCAGCGATCCGCTGGCGGATTTCCAAGGCGTGTTGACCGGCGTGCCGGTGAAAACGCAGCCGGGTTCACCTGCGTAGCCCGCATGACCTTGGCTCCTCCAGCCGGCGTGGAAAACCGGGTGCTGCTGTTTGTCCCCACGCGCAAGGATGCGGACGTGAGCCGGCGGCTGCTCGCGCAAGCGGGATTGCCGGCGACGGTCTGCGTCTCGATGGCGGAATTGACCGCTCGCATCGCGGAAGGCGCGGCCGCCGTGCTCGCCACGAGCGAAATGGTCGAAAGCAGCCAGGTCGATGAATTGCTCCGAGTGCTGGCGGCGCAGGAGCAATGGTCGGACCTGCCGTTTGTTTTACTGATCAAGGGCGGCCCGCAGTCACCGCGGGCGAACGAGATTCTGCAAAAGCTCACGAACGTGACCCTGCTGGAGCGACCTGCGGGCATGCGCTCGGTACTCAGCGCGGTGCAGGCGGCGGTGCGGGCGCGGGTGCGGCAATACCAAGGGCGCTCACAGATTCAGGCGCTGCGGGAGGCGGAGGCGAAGGCGCGGCGCGCCGACCAGACCAAGGACCAGTTCCTCGCCGCGCTGTCGCATGAGTTGCGCACGCCGCTGACGCCGGTACTTCTTCTCGCCACGGAAGCCGCGGCCCAGCCGGCACTGGACGCGCGGGCCCGACAGGACTTCGAGATGATCGCGCGGAACGTGGCACTGGAGGCCCGGTTGATCGATGATCTGCTGGATCTGACGCGGATCAGCCGCGGCAAGATGAAGCTGGAGAAACAGCCCCAAGACGTCCTCCACGTGTTGCGGGATGCGATGGAAAACGTGCGGCCGGATTTCGCCGAAAAACGACTCGAGCTGACGACGGTGCTGCCCGCGCTGTCGGCCGTGGTGAGCTGCGATGGCGCGCGGTTGCAGCAGGTTTTCTGGAATGTGCTCAAGAATGCGGCGAAATTCACGCCCGTCGGCGGCAAGGTGACGATCCAGGTGCGCTTCGCGCCCGACGGAGCGCAGGTGATCACGGAGATCACGGACAACGGGATGGGGATGACCGCGGCGGAATTGGGCCGCGTCTTCGAAGCGTTCGTGCAGGGCGATCATGCGAACGCGGGCGGCGCTCACCGCTTCGGCGGGCTCGGGCTGGGCCTGGCCATCTCGCGCTCGCTGGTGGTCCTGCACGATGGTTCGATCGAGGCGCAGAGCGATGGGCCCGGGCACGGCACGACGATCACGATCCGGCTGCCGCTCGCGCCCGCGGAGTCGGCCGGCGGGCCGGGAGGAGCGGATCCCGACACGGCGCGCGCCGGGGCGCCGTTGCGGATCCTGCTCGTCGAGGATCACGAGCCGACCCGCAACGTGCTCAAGCGGCTTCTCGCCGCCCGAAAGCACG is part of the Opitutus terrae PB90-1 genome and harbors:
- a CDS encoding ATPase domain-containing protein; amino-acid sequence: MNGPPARSTTGIVGLDDILNGGFTENRMYLVEGDPGSGKTTLALQYLLEGRKLGEHGLYLTLSESKEELLAGAASHGWSLEGIEIVELNAGEKGLSADENLTMYNPSEVELSETTRAVLESVERTQPRRVVFDSLSEMRLLAQSSLRYRRQILALKQFFVGRRCTVLLLDDGTSEGPDLQLQSIAHGVVTLEQLAPSYGAERRRLRVVKFRGSPYRGGYHDFVIAAGGLQVFPRLIAAEHRSDFPSARLKSGVDRLDLLLGGGLDRGTSSVFMGPAGSGKSTVALRYAIAAADRGEHAVMFVFDESARTLKARGKALGMSFREGTTAGTVSVRQIDPTELAPGEFAHLVREAVAHDHATVVVIDSLNGYLNAMAEERDLTAQLHELLMYLSGQGVCTIMVVAQHGLLGQIAAPIDTTYLADSVVLFCYFEDTGRVRKAISVIKKRSGQHEETIRELRICASGIELSDPLADFQGVLTGVPVKTQPGSPA
- a CDS encoding hybrid sensor histidine kinase/response regulator, whose product is MTLAPPAGVENRVLLFVPTRKDADVSRRLLAQAGLPATVCVSMAELTARIAEGAAAVLATSEMVESSQVDELLRVLAAQEQWSDLPFVLLIKGGPQSPRANEILQKLTNVTLLERPAGMRSVLSAVQAAVRARVRQYQGRSQIQALREAEAKARRADQTKDQFLAALSHELRTPLTPVLLLATEAAAQPALDARARQDFEMIARNVALEARLIDDLLDLTRISRGKMKLEKQPQDVLHVLRDAMENVRPDFAEKRLELTTVLPALSAVVSCDGARLQQVFWNVLKNAAKFTPVGGKVTIQVRFAPDGAQVITEITDNGMGMTAAELGRVFEAFVQGDHANAGGAHRFGGLGLGLAISRSLVVLHDGSIEAQSDGPGHGTTITIRLPLAPAESAGGPGGADPDTARAGAPLRILLVEDHEPTRNVLKRLLAARKHDVIAAATLAEARVIAQNNVLDLLITDLGLPDGNGLELMQELTARSGLTAVALTGYGMDDDVQRSKSTGFFMHLTKPLRIAELDRMLAAVDEQRSRAG